One window of the Thermasporomyces composti genome contains the following:
- a CDS encoding GuaB3 family IMP dehydrogenase-related protein, producing the protein MLTVTEIEIGRGKRGRRAYSFDDIAIVPSRRTRDPEEVSTAWQIDAYHFEMPVVAAPMDSVMSPQTAIMLGQYGGLGVLNLEGLWTRYEDPEPMLAQIASLDPASATARMQEIYAEPIKPDLITARLAQIREAGVTVAAALSPARTKELWKTVIDAGVDLFVIRGTTVSAEHVSHQTEPLNLKQFIYELDVPVIVGGCATYQAALHLMRTGAAGVLVGFGGGAAHTTRDVLGVAVPMATAVADVAAARRDYLDESGGRYVHVIADGSVGRSGDIAKAIACGADAVMLGSPLARAVEAPGRGYHWGLEAHHGELPRGARVEVGTIGTMKEILFGPSRTSDGTMNLIGALRRAMATTGYTELKEFQRIEVVVQ; encoded by the coding sequence ATGCTTACCGTGACCGAGATCGAGATCGGCCGTGGCAAGCGCGGCCGCCGCGCGTACTCCTTCGACGACATCGCGATCGTGCCGAGCCGGCGCACGCGTGACCCCGAGGAAGTGTCGACGGCGTGGCAGATCGACGCCTACCACTTCGAGATGCCGGTCGTCGCGGCGCCGATGGACTCGGTGATGTCGCCGCAGACCGCGATCATGCTCGGCCAGTACGGCGGCCTCGGCGTCCTCAACCTCGAGGGGTTGTGGACTCGGTACGAAGATCCCGAGCCGATGCTCGCGCAGATCGCCTCGCTGGATCCGGCCTCGGCGACGGCGCGGATGCAGGAGATCTACGCCGAGCCGATCAAGCCTGACCTCATCACCGCGCGGTTGGCGCAGATCCGCGAGGCGGGCGTCACGGTGGCCGCCGCTCTCTCGCCCGCGCGGACCAAGGAGCTGTGGAAGACCGTCATCGACGCGGGCGTCGACCTGTTCGTCATCCGTGGGACGACCGTCTCGGCTGAGCACGTCTCTCACCAGACCGAGCCGTTGAACCTCAAGCAGTTCATCTACGAGCTCGACGTGCCAGTGATCGTCGGCGGCTGTGCCACCTACCAGGCCGCGCTCCACCTCATGCGCACGGGCGCGGCCGGTGTCCTCGTCGGGTTCGGTGGGGGAGCCGCCCACACCACGCGTGACGTCCTCGGCGTGGCCGTCCCGATGGCGACGGCGGTGGCGGACGTCGCCGCGGCTCGCCGGGATTACCTCGACGAGTCTGGCGGCCGGTACGTCCACGTGATCGCGGACGGCTCGGTCGGACGATCCGGCGACATCGCGAAGGCGATCGCCTGCGGGGCGGACGCGGTCATGCTGGGCTCGCCGCTGGCACGGGCCGTCGAGGCGCCCGGCCGGGGCTACCACTGGGGGTTGGAGGCCCACCACGGCGAGCTGCCGCGTGGCGCACGTGTCGAGGTGGGAACCATCGGCACGATGAAGGAGATCCTCTTCGGGCCATCCCGGACCTCGGACGGAACGATGAATCTCATCGGCGCCCTGCGTCGGGCGATGGCGACCACCGGCTACACCGAGCTCAAGGAGTTCCAGCGCATCGAGGTGGTCGTCCAGTAG
- a CDS encoding RNA polymerase sigma-70 factor — protein sequence MSKAEEFERLRPLLFSIAYRILGSVGDAEDAVQEAWLRFDSLPTQPESVKAYLATTVTRIAIDSLRSARVRREQYVGPWFPEPLLDDPYEDPARAAELADSVSMAALLLLERLSPLERAVFVLREVFGFGFDEVAAAVGRSEAACRQLVVRARRHMRAGLPRFEAVREERDRLAARFFDALRDGDVGGLRELLAADVTMTGDGGGKAPRFADVIAGADRVVRLLLFLSRGLARLGATFDRCDVNGGPGAITRDRDGKVLNVIALEVWGGQIQTIRSVLNPDKLDHLGPVGNLWSVHRELVRRRSAR from the coding sequence GTGAGCAAGGCTGAGGAGTTCGAACGGCTGCGTCCGCTGCTGTTCTCGATCGCCTACCGGATCCTGGGCAGCGTCGGCGACGCCGAGGACGCGGTGCAGGAGGCCTGGCTGCGCTTCGACAGCCTGCCGACGCAGCCCGAGTCGGTCAAGGCGTACCTGGCGACCACGGTGACCCGGATCGCGATCGACTCCTTGCGCTCCGCCCGGGTGCGGCGGGAGCAGTACGTCGGTCCCTGGTTCCCCGAGCCGTTGCTCGACGACCCGTACGAAGACCCGGCGCGGGCGGCGGAGTTGGCCGACTCGGTGTCCATGGCGGCGCTGCTGCTGCTGGAGAGGCTGAGCCCGCTGGAGCGGGCGGTGTTCGTCCTGCGGGAGGTGTTCGGCTTCGGGTTCGACGAGGTCGCCGCCGCGGTGGGCCGTTCGGAGGCCGCGTGCCGCCAGCTCGTGGTCCGGGCCCGACGGCACATGCGGGCGGGACTGCCGAGGTTCGAGGCCGTCCGGGAGGAGCGTGACCGGCTGGCGGCCCGGTTCTTCGATGCCTTGCGTGACGGTGACGTGGGTGGTCTGCGCGAGCTGCTCGCCGCCGACGTGACGATGACTGGCGACGGCGGGGGCAAGGCGCCGCGGTTCGCGGACGTCATCGCAGGAGCGGACAGGGTGGTCCGGCTGCTGCTCTTCCTCTCTCGCGGGCTGGCTCGGCTCGGCGCGACCTTCGACCGTTGTGACGTCAACGGCGGGCCTGGCGCGATCACCCGGGACCGTGACGGCAAGGTCCTGAACGTGATCGCGCTCGAGGTCTGGGGCGGGCAGATCCAGACGATCCGCTCCGTCCTCAACCCCGACAAGCTCGACCACCTCGGGCCGGTCGGCAACCTGTGGTCCGTCCACCGGGAGCTCGTGCGTCGCCGCTCAGCGCGGTGA
- a CDS encoding carboxymuconolactone decarboxylase family protein, translated as MSARLNPFASPTAGAFLKHLVPAAMTLKESSLPRSTQELVALRISQINGCGFCVDMHTKDAAAAGESAVRLNLVAAWREATVFTEAERAALALAEEGTRLADRAGGVSDDVWNEAAKHYDEEQLMALVLLVATMNFFNRVNVISRRPAGDYVPGQYEVGPAHLGKPGTAEMS; from the coding sequence ATGAGCGCACGACTCAACCCCTTCGCGAGCCCGACCGCCGGGGCGTTCCTCAAGCACCTTGTGCCGGCCGCCATGACTCTCAAAGAGTCCTCGCTGCCGAGGTCCACGCAGGAGCTGGTGGCGCTCCGCATCAGCCAGATCAACGGCTGCGGGTTCTGTGTCGACATGCACACCAAGGACGCCGCCGCAGCGGGCGAGTCGGCGGTACGGCTGAACCTGGTGGCGGCCTGGCGGGAAGCGACGGTCTTCACCGAGGCCGAACGCGCCGCGCTCGCGCTGGCCGAGGAAGGAACCCGCCTCGCGGACCGGGCCGGCGGGGTCAGCGACGACGTGTGGAACGAGGCCGCCAAGCACTACGACGAGGAACAGCTCATGGCCCTCGTCCTCCTGGTCGCCACCATGAACTTCTTCAACCGGGTCAACGTCATCAGCCGGCGACCGGCCGGTGACTACGTGCCCGGGCAGTACGAGGTGGGCCCGGCACACCTGGGTAAGCCCGGCACGGCTGAGATGAGCTGA
- the groES gene encoding co-chaperone GroES: MSVTIKPLEDRIVVKPLEAEETTASGLVIPDTAKEKPQEGEVLAVGPGRIDDNGNRVPLDVKVGDKVIYSKYGGTEVKYAGEEYLILSARDVLAVVEK; encoded by the coding sequence GTGTCGGTCACCATCAAGCCGCTCGAGGACCGCATCGTCGTCAAGCCTCTCGAGGCCGAGGAAACGACCGCGTCCGGGCTCGTGATCCCCGACACCGCGAAGGAGAAGCCCCAGGAGGGTGAGGTTCTCGCGGTGGGTCCGGGTCGTATCGACGACAACGGCAACCGTGTCCCGCTCGACGTCAAGGTCGGCGACAAGGTCATCTACAGCAAGTACGGCGGCACCGAGGTGAAGTACGCCGGTGAGGAGTACCTCATCCTGTCCGCCCGCGACGTCCTCGCCGTCGTCGAGAAGTAG
- a CDS encoding glycoside hydrolase family 3 protein, with product MAGSSPQDRLPWGPTRAQWERARRIVAGMTLEQKAGQVIVAGYHGTDAPRDLVRRYHLGGVIVMGDNIRSVDQLRAVNRSLQQEARRQGREWPLIISVDQEGGTVARVQDGVTEFPTYMTLGAAGDPELARRVARASGTELRALGFTMVFAPDADVTVGPSDPTIGSRSAGSDPELVARIVQGSLRGYAEAGIIAVPKHFPGHGSVPADSHTSLPVQRASLELLSSRDLVPFQAAVAAGAGAVMVAHIDVRAVDPGTPSSLSSAVITQLLRERLGFSGVVVTDALQMAGAAEEHGSAEAGVRALLAGADILLLPDDAAALHAALVRAVRTGRVPHDRLDEAAARTVALMLHQDASAAVEPSTSASALSYEASRRGLTVVAGSCEGRLVGSAVRVLGGTASDRARFTAAARAAGLRVGETGTVVRLLGPGSAGGAGDVVVALDTPYVLASSSATTARIALYGRTPEAFRALVDVLTGRARGEGRLPVPVDGVRPHAGCA from the coding sequence GTGGCGGGGAGCTCGCCCCAGGACCGGCTGCCCTGGGGCCCGACCCGCGCGCAGTGGGAGCGGGCGCGGCGCATCGTCGCGGGCATGACGCTCGAGCAGAAGGCCGGCCAGGTGATCGTGGCCGGCTACCACGGCACCGACGCGCCACGCGACCTGGTGCGCCGTTACCACCTCGGCGGCGTCATCGTCATGGGGGACAACATCCGCTCTGTCGACCAGCTGCGCGCCGTCAATCGGAGCCTGCAGCAGGAAGCCCGGCGGCAGGGACGCGAGTGGCCGCTGATCATCAGCGTCGACCAGGAAGGCGGCACGGTCGCGCGGGTCCAGGACGGTGTCACGGAGTTCCCGACCTACATGACTCTCGGCGCGGCCGGCGACCCCGAGCTGGCGCGGCGCGTGGCGCGCGCCAGCGGGACGGAGCTCCGGGCCTTGGGATTCACCATGGTCTTCGCGCCGGACGCCGACGTCACGGTCGGCCCCTCCGATCCCACCATCGGCAGCCGCTCCGCCGGCAGCGACCCGGAGCTGGTCGCGCGTATCGTCCAGGGATCCCTGCGAGGGTACGCCGAGGCCGGGATCATCGCCGTCCCGAAGCACTTCCCCGGCCACGGGAGCGTCCCGGCCGACAGTCACACGAGCCTCCCGGTGCAGCGAGCCTCGCTCGAGCTGCTGTCCTCCCGGGACCTGGTGCCCTTCCAAGCCGCTGTCGCGGCCGGCGCCGGGGCGGTGATGGTGGCGCACATCGACGTGCGCGCGGTCGATCCGGGTACCCCGTCCTCGCTCTCGAGCGCGGTCATCACCCAGCTGTTGCGTGAACGACTGGGCTTCTCCGGCGTCGTCGTCACCGACGCGCTCCAGATGGCTGGCGCGGCGGAGGAACACGGCAGCGCGGAGGCCGGCGTCCGTGCCCTGCTCGCGGGCGCCGACATCCTGCTGCTGCCCGACGACGCCGCCGCTCTCCATGCCGCGCTCGTGCGCGCGGTGCGGACGGGCCGCGTGCCACACGATCGGCTTGACGAGGCCGCGGCGCGCACTGTGGCGTTGATGCTGCACCAGGACGCCAGCGCGGCCGTTGAGCCGTCGACCTCGGCCAGTGCTCTGTCCTACGAGGCGTCACGGCGTGGGCTCACCGTCGTCGCAGGCTCGTGCGAGGGTCGCCTCGTCGGGTCAGCGGTCCGCGTCCTCGGCGGCACCGCATCCGACCGGGCCCGGTTCACGGCGGCGGCGCGCGCGGCCGGCCTACGGGTGGGGGAGACCGGTACGGTCGTCCGGCTCCTGGGTCCCGGCAGCGCGGGCGGTGCCGGTGACGTCGTGGTGGCGCTCGACACGCCCTACGTACTGGCGTCGAGCAGCGCCACCACCGCCCGCATCGCGCTCTACGGGAGGACACCTGAGGCATTCCGCGCCCTCGTCGACGTGCTCACCGGTCGGGCCCGCGGTGAGGGCCGGCTGCCGGTGCCTGTCGACGGGGTACGCCCCCACGCCGGATGCGCGTGA
- a CDS encoding MFS transporter, translating to MSEQVTLRSIGVGVYLPTMLYGVGQGAMVPIIAHSARDLGASVGVAGLVVAAIGVGQLIGDLPAGALAGRIGERRAMLAAAALDVVAMAACVIAGSVWLLGAAIFCAGLAGAVWGLARQAYLAEVVPFHLRARAMSTLGGVHRIGRFIGPFLGAGVVRAWGTDGAYAMNGIAVLAAAALLVSLPEPQGRHPHATTASGDVRIVDVARSHLPIFYTLGVGVLLIGAVRASRDVVLPLWADSLGFDAATTSLIFGIAGAVDMLLFYPAGKVMDRVGRAFVAVPSMVVLAAAHFLLPLTHDLTSLSLVALLMGFGNGIGSGIVMTLGADLSPSVGRPAFLGAWRLCADAGNSGGPLLIGTVSAAVALGPAIVLMGGLGLLGALVMGRYIPRYVPSPRSLPSVVEEDQAVLRPGRTRPT from the coding sequence ATGTCAGAACAGGTCACGCTTCGTTCCATCGGTGTCGGTGTGTACCTCCCGACCATGCTGTACGGGGTCGGGCAGGGAGCGATGGTCCCGATCATCGCGCACTCCGCCCGTGACCTCGGGGCGTCCGTCGGAGTGGCAGGTCTCGTCGTCGCCGCCATCGGGGTGGGGCAGCTCATCGGTGATCTCCCCGCGGGAGCGCTTGCCGGGCGCATCGGGGAGCGTCGCGCGATGCTCGCGGCGGCCGCGCTCGACGTCGTCGCGATGGCCGCGTGCGTCATCGCCGGTTCGGTGTGGCTGCTCGGCGCGGCGATCTTCTGCGCCGGCCTCGCCGGCGCGGTGTGGGGACTGGCTCGTCAGGCGTACCTCGCCGAGGTCGTGCCGTTCCACCTCCGCGCCCGCGCGATGTCGACGCTCGGTGGGGTGCACCGCATCGGCAGGTTCATCGGGCCGTTCCTTGGTGCGGGCGTCGTCAGGGCGTGGGGTACCGATGGCGCGTACGCGATGAACGGCATCGCGGTGCTCGCTGCCGCCGCGCTGCTGGTCAGCCTGCCCGAGCCGCAAGGGCGCCATCCCCACGCGACCACAGCGAGCGGAGACGTGCGCATCGTCGACGTCGCCCGGTCGCACCTGCCGATCTTCTACACCCTGGGCGTGGGGGTTCTCCTGATCGGAGCCGTCCGGGCCTCGCGCGACGTCGTCCTGCCGCTCTGGGCGGACTCCCTCGGCTTCGACGCCGCGACCACGAGCCTGATCTTCGGCATCGCCGGCGCCGTGGACATGCTGCTGTTCTATCCCGCCGGAAAGGTGATGGACCGGGTGGGCCGGGCGTTCGTCGCCGTCCCCTCGATGGTGGTGCTCGCCGCCGCGCACTTCCTGCTGCCCCTCACCCACGACCTGACCTCGCTCAGCCTCGTCGCGTTGCTCATGGGGTTCGGCAACGGCATCGGCAGCGGGATCGTCATGACGCTCGGCGCCGATCTCTCGCCGTCCGTGGGACGTCCGGCGTTCCTGGGCGCGTGGCGGCTCTGCGCGGACGCGGGCAACAGTGGCGGACCCCTTCTCATCGGCACCGTGAGCGCCGCGGTCGCGCTCGGCCCCGCGATCGTCCTCATGGGTGGGCTCGGTCTGCTGGGGGCGCTCGTCATGGGGCGCTACATCCCCCGGTACGTGCCGTCGCCTCGGTCGCTGCCGTCGGTCGTCGAGGAGGACCAGGCGGTGCTGCGGCCGGGTCGAACCCGCCCGACGTGA
- a CDS encoding class I SAM-dependent methyltransferase, with translation MDRELFRQLLTPTGQDLLAQAAAAYDERSAVDLASRLRRSYPGDLVAAALTQVALRRQARAKFGEEADRLFFTREGLEQATPAPVATYRASRIMAALRASDTDDGDTVESDTVESDTVEAGVDAAAEALQSGTDADVPHAARVVDLCCGVGGDLLALARSGLSVTGVDQDPLTVEIARANLAACDLTDRARVELGDATTFDRSGYAGAVADPARRSARGRAVNPADYSPPWWFVEELLRGTACVKTAPTLPHELIADHVEAEWISYRGEVKEVALWSGAFRRPVGVRRRATVLSDETSVTTLTDADDPGSAPVSDPLAYLYEPDNAVIRSRLVTGLAARIDGALLHPRIAYLTSTELRHTTLARAYRIQEVLPYDIKAVRRALRQREAGTVTVKTRGLDLDPEAFRKRLGARGPHHVTLVATRTQRRGVVLVVEPVSTSETAH, from the coding sequence GTGGACCGTGAGCTGTTCCGCCAGTTGCTCACGCCCACCGGCCAGGACCTCCTCGCCCAGGCCGCAGCCGCCTACGACGAGCGCTCGGCTGTCGACCTCGCCTCCCGCTTGCGCCGGTCGTACCCCGGCGACCTGGTCGCGGCCGCGCTGACCCAGGTGGCCCTGCGTCGACAGGCTCGGGCGAAGTTCGGAGAGGAGGCCGATCGGCTCTTCTTCACTCGGGAGGGCCTCGAGCAAGCCACCCCGGCACCGGTCGCGACGTATCGGGCGAGTCGGATCATGGCCGCGTTGCGGGCGAGCGACACGGATGACGGCGACACGGTTGAGAGCGACACGGTTGAGAGCGACACGGTTGAGGCCGGCGTGGACGCGGCCGCAGAAGCCCTCCAGTCCGGCACGGACGCGGACGTGCCGCACGCCGCCCGGGTGGTCGACCTGTGCTGCGGCGTGGGCGGCGACCTTCTCGCCCTGGCACGCTCCGGTCTCTCGGTCACCGGGGTCGACCAGGACCCGCTCACCGTCGAGATCGCGCGCGCCAACCTCGCCGCGTGCGACCTGACCGACCGAGCGCGTGTGGAGCTGGGCGACGCGACGACCTTCGACCGCTCCGGCTACGCGGGCGCGGTGGCGGACCCGGCTCGCCGGTCCGCCCGCGGTCGCGCCGTCAACCCCGCCGACTACTCCCCGCCCTGGTGGTTCGTCGAGGAGCTGCTGCGCGGCACCGCCTGTGTCAAGACGGCACCGACCCTTCCGCACGAGCTCATCGCCGACCACGTGGAAGCGGAGTGGATCAGCTACCGCGGCGAGGTCAAGGAGGTGGCCCTGTGGTCGGGGGCCTTCCGGCGACCCGTCGGAGTGCGCCGTCGGGCGACGGTTCTGTCGGACGAGACGTCCGTGACGACGCTGACCGACGCCGACGATCCGGGGTCAGCGCCGGTCTCGGATCCGCTGGCGTACCTCTACGAGCCTGACAACGCCGTCATTCGCTCCCGACTCGTCACCGGGCTCGCGGCCCGGATCGATGGCGCACTGCTCCACCCGAGAATCGCCTATCTCACCTCCACCGAGCTGAGGCACACGACGCTCGCCCGGGCGTACCGGATCCAGGAGGTCCTGCCGTACGACATCAAGGCCGTGCGGAGGGCCCTGCGTCAGCGCGAAGCCGGGACGGTGACGGTCAAGACGCGTGGCCTCGACCTCGATCCCGAGGCGTTCCGGAAGCGGCTCGGTGCGCGCGGACCCCACCACGTGACACTTGTCGCCACCCGCACGCAGCGACGTGGCGTCGTCCTCGTCGTCGAACCCGTGTCCACGAGCGAGACAGCGCACTGA
- the groL gene encoding chaperonin GroEL (60 kDa chaperone family; promotes refolding of misfolded polypeptides especially under stressful conditions; forms two stacked rings of heptamers to form a barrel-shaped 14mer; ends can be capped by GroES; misfolded proteins enter the barrel where they are refolded when GroES binds): protein MPKILEFDENARRALERGVDALADTVKVTLGPKGRNVVIDKKWGAPTITNDGVTVAREVELEHPFENLGAQLVKEVATKTNDIAGDGTTTATVLAQAMVHAGLKAVAAGANPMALKRGIDKAVEAINARLLEQAKEVATKDDIAHVATISAQDRKIGELIAEAFDKVGKDGVITVEESNTLGTELEFTEGMQFDKGFISPNFVTDPERQEAVLDDPYILLHQGKISAMADLLPLLEKVVQSGKPLVIIAEDVEGEALATLVVNKIRGVFSSVAVKAPGFGDRRKAMLEDMAILTGGQVVSPELGLKLDQVGLEVLGTARRVVVTKDDTTIVDGGGSAEKVEARVKQIRAEIERTDSDWDREKLQERLAKLAGGVCVIRVGAATEVELKEKKHRIEDAVSATRAAVEEGIVPGGGSALVHAASAVDSLDVSGDEKVGVDVVRNAAAEPLRWIAENAGVEGYVVAAKVREGGPGVGYNAATGEYGDLVKQGVIDPVKVTRSALANAASIASMLLTTETLVAEKPEEPEPAGAGHGHGHGHGH, encoded by the coding sequence ATGCCGAAGATTCTGGAGTTCGACGAGAACGCGCGGCGCGCCTTGGAGCGCGGTGTCGACGCTCTCGCGGACACGGTCAAGGTGACGTTGGGGCCCAAGGGCCGCAACGTCGTGATCGACAAGAAGTGGGGCGCGCCGACGATCACCAACGACGGCGTGACGGTGGCCCGTGAGGTGGAGCTGGAGCACCCGTTCGAGAACCTCGGTGCCCAGCTGGTGAAGGAAGTCGCCACCAAGACCAACGACATCGCCGGTGACGGCACGACGACGGCCACGGTCCTGGCGCAGGCGATGGTTCACGCTGGCCTGAAGGCGGTCGCCGCGGGCGCGAACCCGATGGCCCTGAAGCGGGGCATCGACAAGGCGGTCGAGGCCATCAACGCCCGCCTGCTGGAGCAGGCGAAGGAGGTCGCCACCAAGGACGACATCGCCCACGTGGCGACGATCTCGGCCCAAGACCGCAAGATCGGTGAGCTGATCGCCGAGGCCTTCGACAAGGTCGGCAAGGACGGTGTGATCACCGTCGAGGAGTCGAACACCCTCGGGACCGAGCTGGAGTTCACCGAGGGCATGCAGTTCGACAAGGGCTTCATCTCGCCGAACTTCGTGACCGACCCCGAGCGCCAGGAAGCCGTCCTGGACGACCCCTACATCCTGCTCCACCAGGGCAAGATCTCGGCGATGGCCGACCTGCTCCCGCTGCTGGAGAAGGTCGTGCAGTCGGGCAAGCCGCTGGTGATCATCGCCGAGGACGTCGAGGGTGAGGCGCTGGCGACCCTCGTCGTCAACAAGATTCGCGGTGTCTTCTCCTCGGTCGCCGTCAAGGCGCCCGGCTTCGGTGACCGTCGCAAGGCCATGCTCGAGGACATGGCCATCCTCACCGGTGGCCAGGTGGTCTCGCCCGAGCTTGGCCTCAAGCTGGACCAGGTGGGCCTGGAGGTGCTCGGCACGGCGCGGCGGGTCGTCGTCACCAAGGACGACACGACGATCGTCGATGGTGGCGGGTCCGCTGAGAAGGTCGAGGCTCGGGTGAAGCAGATCCGGGCCGAGATCGAGCGGACCGACTCCGACTGGGACCGCGAGAAGCTGCAGGAGCGCCTGGCGAAGCTGGCCGGCGGCGTGTGCGTGATCCGGGTCGGTGCGGCCACCGAGGTCGAGCTGAAGGAGAAGAAGCACCGCATCGAGGACGCCGTCTCCGCCACGCGCGCCGCGGTGGAGGAGGGCATCGTCCCCGGCGGTGGAAGCGCTCTGGTGCACGCCGCGAGCGCGGTCGACTCCCTGGACGTCTCCGGTGACGAGAAGGTCGGCGTCGACGTCGTCCGCAACGCGGCGGCGGAGCCGCTGCGCTGGATCGCGGAGAACGCCGGTGTCGAGGGCTACGTCGTCGCGGCGAAGGTCCGCGAGGGCGGCCCGGGCGTCGGCTACAACGCCGCGACCGGTGAGTACGGCGACCTGGTCAAGCAGGGCGTCATCGACCCGGTGAAGGTGACCCGCTCGGCGCTCGCCAACGCCGCGTCGATCGCGAGCATGCTGCTCACCACCGAGACGCTCGTCGCCGAGAAGCCGGAGGAGCCGGAGCCGGCGGGCGCTGGCCACGGTCACGGTCACGGCCACGGTCACTGA
- a CDS encoding Rid family detoxifying hydrolase — protein MARQEVRTDKAPAPAGAYSQGIVANGFLYTAGFGPIDPSTGKVVEGGIAEQTAQVMRNIAAVLAERGLTFADVVKATVHLADMNDFAEFNRVYESFLEKPYPVRTTVGSTLNGILVEIDVVAALRS, from the coding sequence ATGGCCCGGCAAGAAGTTCGAACCGACAAGGCCCCCGCGCCCGCCGGCGCGTACTCGCAGGGCATCGTCGCCAACGGCTTCCTCTACACAGCCGGCTTCGGCCCCATCGACCCCAGCACCGGCAAGGTCGTCGAGGGCGGTATCGCCGAGCAGACCGCGCAGGTGATGCGCAACATCGCGGCGGTCCTGGCCGAGCGGGGGCTGACGTTCGCCGACGTCGTGAAGGCCACCGTGCACCTGGCGGACATGAACGACTTCGCGGAGTTCAACCGGGTGTACGAGTCCTTCTTGGAGAAGCCCTACCCCGTGCGGACCACGGTCGGCTCCACCCTCAACGGCATTCTCGTCGAGATCGACGTCGTGGCGGCCCTGCGGTCCTGA
- the guaB gene encoding IMP dehydrogenase, whose translation MDPRPRPEEVRVPEPFTKVGLTYDDVLLLPGESDVIPSEIDTTTRVSRRIKVAIPLVSSPMDTVTEARMAIAMARQGGIGVLHRNLPIEEQAQQVDLVKRSESGMVAQPITIGPEATIGEAEKLCAHYRISGVPVVAPDQTLLGIVTNRDMRFETDSSRPVKEVMTPMPLVTGRVGISSEEAMELLRKHKVEKLPIVDSSNRLRGLITLKDFVKSVQFPNATKDDSGRLRVAAAVGFFGDGWKRAMTLVEAGVDLLIVDTAHGHTRGVLDMIRALKKEPAARHVDVIGGNVATREGAQAIIDAGADGVRVGVGPGSICTTRVVAGVGAPQITAIYEAAQVAKAAGVPVIGDGGLQYSGDIAKAIVAGADTVMLGSLLAGCEESPGDLIFINGKQYKSYRGMGSLGAMSARKSYSKDRYFQGDVPSDDQLIPEGIEGQVPYRGPLSAVAHQLVGGLRQAMFYVGARTIPELKERGRFVRITSAGLRESHPHDVQMTVEAPNYWVR comes from the coding sequence ATGGACCCGCGTCCCCGACCTGAGGAAGTCCGCGTCCCAGAGCCGTTCACCAAGGTGGGGTTGACATACGACGACGTACTGCTGCTGCCCGGCGAGTCGGACGTCATCCCCTCGGAAATCGATACGACCACACGGGTCTCACGTCGCATCAAGGTCGCTATCCCACTCGTGTCGAGTCCGATGGACACGGTCACCGAGGCGCGGATGGCCATCGCGATGGCTCGCCAGGGCGGGATCGGCGTCCTGCACCGCAATCTCCCGATCGAGGAGCAGGCGCAGCAGGTCGACCTGGTGAAGCGGTCCGAGTCCGGCATGGTTGCACAGCCGATCACCATCGGACCCGAGGCCACCATCGGTGAGGCCGAGAAGCTGTGCGCCCACTACCGCATCTCCGGCGTCCCGGTCGTCGCCCCCGACCAGACCCTGCTCGGCATCGTCACCAACCGCGACATGCGGTTCGAGACCGACTCGAGTCGACCGGTCAAAGAGGTCATGACGCCCATGCCGCTGGTGACCGGGCGAGTCGGCATCTCCTCGGAGGAGGCGATGGAGCTCCTCCGAAAGCACAAGGTCGAGAAGCTGCCCATCGTCGATAGCTCGAACCGACTGCGCGGACTCATCACGCTCAAGGACTTCGTCAAGAGCGTCCAGTTCCCCAACGCCACGAAGGATGACTCCGGGCGGCTCCGTGTGGCGGCGGCCGTCGGCTTCTTCGGCGACGGGTGGAAGCGGGCGATGACGCTGGTGGAGGCCGGCGTCGACCTGCTCATCGTCGACACCGCCCACGGGCACACGCGCGGCGTCCTCGACATGATCCGGGCGCTGAAGAAGGAACCCGCCGCGCGGCACGTCGACGTCATCGGCGGCAACGTCGCCACCCGCGAGGGCGCGCAGGCGATCATTGACGCCGGCGCCGATGGAGTGCGGGTCGGCGTCGGCCCCGGTTCCATCTGCACGACCCGTGTCGTGGCGGGTGTTGGGGCGCCGCAGATCACCGCGATCTACGAGGCTGCCCAGGTGGCGAAGGCCGCAGGCGTTCCCGTCATCGGCGACGGAGGACTGCAATACTCCGGCGACATCGCCAAGGCCATCGTCGCGGGAGCCGACACCGTAATGCTCGGCTCGCTCCTCGCTGGCTGCGAAGAGAGTCCGGGCGACCTGATCTTCATCAACGGCAAGCAGTACAAGTCGTACCGTGGCATGGGCTCGCTCGGCGCGATGAGCGCGCGCAAGTCCTACTCGAAGGACCGCTACTTCCAAGGCGATGTGCCCTCCGACGACCAGCTCATCCCCGAGGGCATCGAGGGTCAGGTGCCCTACCGGGGCCCGTTGTCGGCGGTCGCCCACCAGCTCGTCGGTGGGCTTCGGCAGGCGATGTTCTACGTCGGTGCGCGCACCATCCCTGAGCTGAAGGAGCGTGGCCGGTTCGTCCGGATCACCTCGGCCGGGCTGCGCGAGAGCCACCCGCACGACGTCCAGATGACGGTCGAGGCGCCGAACTACTGGGTGCGCTGA